In one Fodinicola acaciae genomic region, the following are encoded:
- a CDS encoding TetR/AcrR family transcriptional regulator produces MSFPRQYRRTVTDRASVAGDQARARVLEVALDLFAAAGYRGTSIAQVAEKAGLSQSGLLHHFPSKIALLVAALEHREEIDGRPLEVDGEPPRGWSAFDALIGLVSRNSARPNQVRLFVTLSAEAIDPSHPAYDWVQRHYGSAYAWLTAALEHGRAIGEVREDIPIERVVHLTIAALDGLQVQWLVSGGKLDMLGDFTAYVHDLKIRWSNAPPAGRIDR; encoded by the coding sequence GTGTCGTTTCCGCGGCAATACCGGCGAACCGTTACCGACCGCGCGAGCGTTGCCGGCGACCAGGCACGTGCGAGGGTGCTGGAGGTCGCGCTGGACCTGTTCGCGGCGGCCGGCTATCGCGGCACCTCGATCGCGCAGGTCGCCGAGAAGGCCGGCCTCAGCCAGTCGGGGCTGCTGCACCATTTTCCGTCGAAGATCGCGTTGTTGGTGGCAGCACTGGAACATCGTGAAGAGATCGACGGGCGGCCGTTGGAGGTCGACGGCGAGCCGCCGCGCGGCTGGTCGGCATTCGACGCGCTGATCGGTCTGGTGTCACGCAACAGCGCGCGCCCCAACCAGGTGCGGCTTTTCGTGACGCTGAGCGCGGAGGCGATCGATCCGTCGCATCCGGCTTATGACTGGGTGCAACGACATTACGGGAGTGCGTACGCCTGGCTGACCGCCGCTTTGGAACACGGCCGCGCCATCGGCGAGGTGCGCGAGGACATCCCGATCGAGCGGGTTGTCCACCTGACCATCGCGGCGCTGGACGGCCTGCAGGTGCAATGGCTGGTCAGCGGCGGAAAACTGGACATGCTCGGCGACTTCACCGCGTATGTGCACGACCTGAAAATCCGCTGGAGCAACGCGCCGCCAGCCGGCAGAATCGACCGATGA
- a CDS encoding helix-turn-helix domain-containing protein, whose product MGEVVDSTVDQARARSHPLRLALLELLAGGPRTASEAAAALGTNTGATSFHLRQLARYGLVEVAESADSRLKPWRLVAATEEALDRRDDERYAQWRSRRQGYPVEWQRQAAATYTVHLTPAELDQLAASILDLVAPYFDREQDPSARPPDSAPVALVTRLFPLVSPEEVIR is encoded by the coding sequence ATGGGTGAGGTTGTCGACTCGACGGTCGACCAGGCGCGGGCGCGAAGCCATCCGCTCCGGTTGGCGTTGCTGGAACTGCTGGCCGGCGGACCGCGTACGGCGTCGGAAGCGGCCGCGGCGCTCGGCACCAACACAGGTGCCACGTCGTTTCATCTGCGGCAGTTGGCGCGCTACGGCCTGGTGGAGGTCGCCGAGTCGGCCGACTCGCGGCTCAAGCCGTGGCGGCTGGTCGCGGCGACCGAGGAGGCGCTCGACCGGCGCGACGACGAGCGTTACGCACAGTGGCGGTCGCGCCGGCAGGGCTATCCGGTGGAGTGGCAGCGGCAGGCGGCGGCGACGTACACGGTGCACCTGACGCCGGCCGAGCTGGACCAGCTGGCCGCCTCGATCCTGGACCTGGTCGCGCCGTACTTCGACCGCGAACAGGACCCGTCCGCGCGCCCGCCGGACAGTGCGCCGGTCGCCCTGGTCACCCGGCTCTTTCCGCTCGTATCCCCTGAGGAGGTCATCCGATGA
- a CDS encoding HAD family hydrolase, whose product MTPHKKRPKVVLFDVFETLLSLEPLRERIVEVGQPAHLLELFFTRTLRDGMALTLAGTYQPFGAVARAALAQASGWTLDDEQVEYVVGGFAELPVHPDVIPALDKLADAGIPARAFTHGPAEVAATALRGAGAYQRLTGVVSAADVQTWKPPKPAYLYACATAGVQPHQAALVAAHSWDTHGAGRAGLITGFVTRLEGRVPPIVDTPDVVADRLDEVVLGLLALPE is encoded by the coding sequence GTGACACCGCATAAGAAGCGACCAAAGGTCGTCCTCTTCGACGTATTCGAGACCCTCCTGTCGCTCGAGCCGTTGCGGGAGCGCATCGTCGAGGTTGGCCAGCCGGCGCACCTGCTCGAGCTGTTCTTCACGCGTACGCTCCGCGACGGCATGGCGTTGACGCTCGCTGGCACCTACCAGCCATTCGGCGCGGTCGCGCGCGCGGCGTTGGCGCAGGCCAGCGGATGGACGCTGGATGACGAGCAGGTCGAATACGTGGTAGGCGGCTTTGCCGAGCTGCCGGTCCATCCCGATGTGATCCCCGCTCTGGACAAGCTGGCCGACGCCGGCATCCCCGCGCGCGCGTTCACTCACGGTCCGGCGGAGGTCGCGGCTACGGCGCTGCGCGGCGCTGGCGCGTACCAGCGGCTCACCGGCGTTGTGTCCGCGGCCGATGTGCAGACGTGGAAGCCGCCGAAACCGGCTTATCTGTACGCATGCGCCACGGCCGGCGTGCAGCCGCATCAGGCCGCGCTGGTCGCTGCCCACTCTTGGGACACGCACGGTGCCGGCCGGGCTGGCCTGATCACCGGCTTCGTGACCAGATTGGAAGGCCGCGTACCGCCGATTGTGGACACTCCGGACGTCGTCGCCGACCGGCTCGACGAGGTCGTCCTCGGCCTGCTCGCGCTGCCTGAGTGA
- a CDS encoding beta-glucosidase — MAGEQDIGTAVGGLDVESAVRLLTGAAMFELHGDESIGLAPMIFSDGPTGVRGLDFTGGRKVALLPNATLLASSWDERIAERAGQLLAEEARTQGVHVLLGPTINLHRTPLGGRLFEAYAEDPLLTGRLAAAYVRSLQSRGVGACLKHYVANEAETERQSVNSVVDERALREIYLLPFEIAVQDAHPWTVMAAYNDVNGVAATEHDELINGVLKGQWRWDGLVMSDWFATKSTVPSANGGQDLVMPGPFGPWGEQLVDAVRAGKVSEQTIREHARRLLRLAGRVGAFGDNVRKPEDNWPSPADPVRREELRSLAAAGMTLLKNDNDILPLSEIPLVIGRHAVRTVAQGAGSAGVRPPHLVNIADGLVAALDDIRVLDGVEVRERPDIAEPGFVRDPETGEPGIRITSWRTDGEEQASTTSEIGEIALGMTTGPHEGAVSVELCAELDAGEVEVGVRGVGAWTVEIDGVRHEFALDNVSGDLGAAILDPPAWTSVVRARPGSRLTARLDTSGGVLTKAGLVARPAIRPTAEVIADAAAAAKDAPVAVVVVGLTVEQETEGVDKTTLALPGAQDELVRAVADVARRTVVVVNAASPILMPWLEKVDAVLYAGLPGQEGGHAVADVLLGRREPTGRLVTTFPAADGEGPAWSPVPTDGVLEYREGVRVGYRGWHGGGQKPLFWFGHGLGWTTWTYHTVQVDGDHVVVELENSGSRVGGEVVQAYVQPEGETVRLAGWSVVDAVPPGERRTVTVELDPRVLRVWRDGWKPVSGGEILVARGLGDVRLRTAF; from the coding sequence ATGGCGGGCGAGCAGGACATCGGGACGGCCGTGGGCGGTCTCGATGTGGAGTCGGCGGTGCGGTTGCTGACCGGCGCGGCGATGTTCGAGTTGCACGGCGACGAGTCGATCGGACTCGCGCCGATGATCTTCTCGGACGGACCGACCGGCGTACGCGGCCTGGACTTCACCGGCGGCCGCAAGGTCGCCCTGCTGCCCAACGCGACGCTGCTCGCGTCCAGCTGGGACGAGCGGATCGCCGAACGCGCCGGTCAGCTGCTCGCCGAAGAAGCGCGCACGCAGGGTGTCCATGTGCTCCTCGGGCCGACGATCAACCTGCATCGGACGCCGCTTGGCGGCCGGCTTTTCGAAGCGTACGCGGAGGATCCGCTGCTCACCGGGCGGTTGGCGGCGGCATACGTGCGGTCGCTGCAGTCGCGCGGTGTCGGCGCCTGTCTCAAACACTATGTCGCCAACGAGGCGGAAACCGAGCGTCAGTCGGTGAATTCCGTGGTCGACGAGCGCGCGCTGCGCGAGATTTACTTGCTGCCGTTCGAAATCGCCGTGCAGGACGCGCATCCGTGGACGGTGATGGCCGCGTACAACGACGTGAACGGAGTCGCGGCGACCGAGCATGACGAGCTCATCAACGGTGTCCTCAAAGGACAGTGGCGGTGGGACGGCCTGGTGATGTCGGACTGGTTCGCCACCAAGTCGACCGTGCCGTCCGCCAACGGCGGCCAGGACCTGGTGATGCCGGGCCCGTTCGGACCGTGGGGTGAGCAGCTCGTCGATGCCGTACGTGCCGGGAAAGTCAGCGAGCAGACCATCCGCGAGCACGCCCGGCGGTTGTTGCGGCTCGCCGGCAGAGTCGGCGCTTTCGGTGACAACGTGCGCAAACCGGAGGACAATTGGCCGAGCCCGGCGGATCCGGTCCGTCGTGAGGAGCTGCGGTCGCTCGCCGCGGCAGGCATGACGTTGTTGAAGAACGACAACGATATTCTGCCGCTTTCCGAGATTCCGTTGGTGATCGGCCGGCATGCGGTGCGTACGGTCGCACAAGGCGCCGGATCGGCCGGCGTACGGCCACCGCATCTGGTCAACATCGCAGATGGACTCGTTGCCGCGCTTGACGATATCCGAGTGCTCGACGGTGTCGAGGTGCGCGAGCGGCCGGACATCGCCGAGCCCGGTTTCGTCCGCGATCCGGAGACCGGCGAGCCCGGCATCCGGATCACCAGCTGGCGGACGGACGGCGAGGAACAGGCGTCGACCACCAGTGAAATCGGGGAAATCGCGCTCGGCATGACGACCGGACCGCACGAAGGCGCGGTGAGCGTCGAGCTGTGCGCGGAGCTGGACGCCGGCGAGGTCGAGGTCGGTGTGCGCGGAGTTGGCGCGTGGACAGTGGAAATTGACGGCGTACGCCACGAATTCGCGCTGGACAACGTAAGCGGTGACCTCGGAGCGGCGATCCTCGACCCGCCGGCGTGGACGAGCGTCGTGCGGGCGCGGCCCGGCAGTCGGCTGACCGCGCGGCTGGACACCTCCGGCGGCGTACTCACCAAGGCAGGCCTGGTGGCGCGCCCGGCGATTCGGCCGACCGCTGAGGTCATCGCCGACGCGGCGGCGGCCGCCAAGGACGCACCGGTCGCCGTGGTGGTGGTCGGTCTGACGGTCGAGCAGGAGACTGAGGGCGTCGACAAGACGACGCTCGCTTTGCCTGGCGCACAAGACGAACTCGTCCGAGCGGTCGCCGACGTGGCTCGGCGTACGGTCGTCGTGGTCAACGCCGCCTCGCCGATTCTCATGCCGTGGTTGGAAAAGGTCGACGCCGTCCTCTACGCCGGCCTGCCTGGCCAGGAAGGCGGCCACGCGGTCGCCGACGTACTGCTCGGAAGACGCGAGCCGACCGGCCGGCTGGTGACGACTTTCCCCGCCGCGGACGGTGAAGGGCCGGCGTGGTCACCGGTGCCGACCGACGGAGTCCTGGAATATCGGGAAGGTGTGCGGGTCGGCTATCGGGGATGGCACGGCGGCGGGCAGAAGCCGCTGTTCTGGTTTGGCCATGGACTCGGCTGGACCACCTGGACGTACCACACCGTCCAGGTCGACGGCGATCATGTCGTTGTGGAGCTGGAAAACTCCGGCAGCCGGGTCGGCGGTGAGGTCGTGCAGGCGTACGTCCAACCCGAGGGCGAGACCGTACGCCTGGCGGGTTGGTCGGTCGTTGACGCTGTGCCGCCAGGGGAGCGGCGTACGGTGACGGTCGAGCTCGATCCGCGTGTCCTGCGAGTGTGGCGCGATGGCTGGAAACCGGTGTCCGGGGGCGAGATCCTGGTCGCGCGTGGCCTCGGCGATGTGCGGCTGCGCACGGCGTTCTAG
- a CDS encoding phosphodiester glycosidase family protein has protein sequence MSARSRLTLRLATASALTASLLTAVPASANNPASDRSWLPKTPPGWQLVVDQSRSASATITRGVRQYGEIYDTVDGRQRSQVLDLDLTDPNVRVGMVANHDRVTDPANETISSMAARTGAIAGVNGDYFDINASGAPRGGLIRDGKIVKSPRPNYNAQLSVRPDGSMVIGAQAYEASVTDGANSHAVKSLNVVGDLAGGGITRVTPDLGETNRAPGSTTLPPSTLVTGHDSGDNAFVVDSVKTNVTVLPALPAGQQGLAGAGEGGQWLASNVTAGEKLTISQKISPDNDLTGLISGATQLVKDGKAYVDPTGEPPGGNNPTRNPETAVGLSKDGKHALVVVIDGRGADDQAVGVTPSEATGYFLAHGVDSAILFDGGGSSEMIARRPGEAAPSVMNKPSDGHERNVANGIFIYTTAKSAGEARNVVINGGKPVVTVPNASVPVKVYATDSAGNPASGTTSVTAYPSSVASYENGVLTTHRAGNAVIVARNGWATSVQTVRVVDSLSALAISPPKPDISSGEKVTFSLTGRSGSADVQVPAESATWSVDPASLGAVDQHGVFTAAASGDGGMATVTAKVAGKAATASVAVGGKAQHIADTADASAWNLRNTTNQPATFTNAPGDVPPGSSAAGSIKLTYAIERSPGVKQLVLSPKSAITAPADANGRAPTAVGVWVKGDGKGIDFAAKLVGSDGTSATLYPEFITFTGWKRINIPVPSTMPAPISVSFIDFLQIQQADEPYNGELNVGGIEALYSPRPIVKPPYVAIPKNPSWLRFEQSAANFGRNGSTILTGDDAHMLASTPDSASANVMAAIAKRIPTLPKVASPDLAQFLGDMPDNGELANLQFAKSKMEALGIPFRDAVGNHEISQGALPENQNFTKVFGDTRYAYKLGAAQVIVSNSSHIGLQKSDPFNVPSGAQFPWLVEQLNNTDAKAIMVVTHTPAYDPHEAADSQFSRRWEAREYVRLVQRYMQTHPDRHVVMVYGHARGFSEQILDPDGNATDVAHGGVPQLTFADLGMPAYAPADKGGFYHFGLVHTTPNGTIQFSVEPVLSGITIAAPGAVRVGKTLQLSATGTNVGGSNLPPVTLPIADPASHVWSSSAAQVASVDPSTGVVTGKRAGTATISVTSGGVTASTTVTVTR, from the coding sequence TTGTCTGCTCGATCCCGCCTGACGTTGCGACTGGCGACGGCGTCGGCACTCACCGCGAGTCTGCTGACCGCCGTGCCGGCGAGCGCGAACAATCCCGCATCCGACCGGAGCTGGCTGCCGAAGACCCCGCCGGGGTGGCAGCTCGTGGTCGACCAGAGCCGATCTGCCAGCGCGACGATCACCCGTGGCGTCCGGCAGTACGGCGAAATCTACGACACCGTCGACGGCCGGCAGCGCAGCCAGGTGCTCGACCTCGACCTGACCGACCCGAACGTACGCGTCGGCATGGTCGCCAACCACGACCGCGTCACCGACCCGGCCAACGAGACGATCAGCTCGATGGCCGCGCGCACCGGTGCGATCGCCGGAGTAAACGGCGACTACTTCGACATCAATGCCAGCGGCGCTCCGCGTGGCGGCCTTATTCGTGACGGAAAAATCGTCAAAAGTCCGCGGCCAAACTACAACGCGCAGCTGTCCGTACGGCCAGACGGGTCGATGGTGATCGGCGCGCAGGCGTACGAGGCGAGTGTCACCGATGGCGCGAACTCGCACGCGGTGAAATCCCTGAATGTTGTTGGAGACCTGGCCGGAGGCGGGATCACCCGCGTGACGCCGGATCTCGGCGAGACCAACCGTGCACCGGGATCGACGACGCTTCCACCGTCCACATTGGTCACCGGTCACGACAGCGGCGATAACGCCTTCGTCGTCGACAGCGTCAAGACAAATGTCACCGTTTTGCCGGCGTTGCCGGCCGGTCAGCAGGGCCTCGCCGGTGCCGGCGAAGGCGGCCAGTGGCTGGCGAGTAACGTGACGGCCGGCGAAAAGCTCACCATTTCGCAGAAAATCTCGCCGGACAACGATCTCACCGGCCTGATCAGCGGAGCGACGCAGCTGGTCAAGGACGGCAAGGCGTACGTCGACCCGACCGGTGAGCCGCCAGGTGGCAACAATCCGACGCGTAACCCGGAAACCGCGGTGGGCCTGAGCAAGGACGGCAAACACGCGCTCGTCGTGGTCATCGACGGGCGAGGCGCGGACGATCAGGCGGTCGGCGTGACGCCGTCCGAGGCGACCGGCTATTTTCTCGCGCACGGCGTGGATTCGGCGATCCTGTTCGACGGCGGTGGCTCCAGCGAGATGATCGCGCGGCGGCCTGGCGAGGCGGCGCCGTCGGTGATGAACAAACCGTCCGACGGCCACGAGCGCAATGTCGCCAACGGCATTTTCATCTACACCACGGCCAAATCCGCCGGCGAGGCGCGCAATGTGGTGATCAACGGCGGAAAACCGGTGGTGACCGTGCCCAACGCGTCGGTGCCGGTGAAGGTGTACGCCACGGACAGCGCCGGCAATCCGGCCAGCGGCACCACCAGCGTGACCGCTTATCCGTCTTCTGTTGCCTCGTACGAAAACGGCGTGCTGACGACGCATCGGGCCGGCAACGCGGTCATCGTCGCTCGCAACGGCTGGGCCACCAGCGTGCAGACCGTACGCGTCGTCGACAGCCTGAGCGCGCTCGCGATCTCCCCGCCGAAACCAGACATCTCCAGCGGCGAGAAGGTCACCTTCTCGTTGACCGGCAGGAGCGGCTCGGCGGACGTACAGGTTCCCGCGGAGTCGGCGACCTGGTCGGTCGATCCGGCCAGTCTCGGGGCCGTCGACCAACACGGCGTCTTCACCGCGGCGGCGAGTGGCGACGGCGGAATGGCAACGGTGACAGCGAAAGTCGCCGGGAAGGCGGCGACGGCGAGTGTCGCGGTCGGTGGCAAGGCGCAGCACATCGCCGACACAGCCGACGCCAGTGCCTGGAATCTGCGCAACACCACCAACCAGCCGGCGACCTTCACCAACGCGCCAGGCGACGTGCCGCCCGGTTCGAGTGCCGCCGGTTCGATCAAGCTCACGTACGCGATCGAGCGCTCGCCAGGCGTCAAACAGCTCGTGCTGAGCCCGAAATCGGCGATCACCGCGCCGGCCGACGCCAACGGTCGCGCGCCGACGGCGGTCGGCGTGTGGGTCAAGGGCGACGGCAAAGGCATCGACTTCGCGGCGAAACTCGTCGGTTCGGATGGCACGAGCGCGACGCTCTATCCGGAGTTCATCACCTTTACCGGATGGAAACGGATCAACATCCCGGTGCCGTCCACGATGCCGGCTCCGATCAGCGTGAGCTTCATCGACTTCCTGCAGATCCAGCAGGCGGACGAGCCGTACAACGGCGAGTTGAACGTCGGTGGCATCGAGGCGCTGTATTCGCCGCGGCCGATCGTCAAGCCGCCGTACGTGGCGATTCCGAAAAACCCGTCATGGCTGCGTTTCGAGCAGAGCGCGGCAAACTTCGGTCGCAACGGCAGCACGATCCTGACCGGCGACGACGCACACATGCTGGCATCGACACCGGATTCGGCCAGCGCCAACGTGATGGCGGCGATCGCGAAGCGGATTCCGACATTGCCGAAGGTCGCCAGTCCTGACCTGGCGCAGTTCCTCGGTGACATGCCGGACAACGGCGAGCTGGCCAACCTGCAGTTCGCCAAGTCGAAGATGGAGGCGCTCGGCATCCCGTTCCGCGACGCGGTCGGCAACCACGAGATCAGCCAGGGCGCGCTTCCGGAGAACCAGAATTTCACCAAGGTCTTCGGCGACACCCGATATGCGTACAAACTTGGTGCGGCGCAGGTGATCGTCAGCAACAGCTCGCACATCGGCCTGCAGAAGTCCGATCCGTTCAACGTGCCGAGCGGAGCGCAGTTCCCGTGGCTCGTCGAGCAGCTGAACAACACCGACGCCAAGGCCATCATGGTGGTCACGCACACGCCGGCGTACGACCCGCACGAGGCCGCCGACAGCCAGTTCAGCCGGCGGTGGGAGGCGCGCGAATACGTACGGCTGGTGCAGCGCTACATGCAGACGCATCCGGACCGGCACGTCGTGATGGTGTATGGCCACGCGCGCGGTTTTTCCGAGCAGATCCTGGATCCGGACGGCAATGCGACCGACGTGGCGCATGGCGGCGTGCCGCAGCTGACCTTCGCCGACCTGGGCATGCCAGCGTACGCGCCGGCCGACAAAGGCGGTTTCTATCACTTCGGCCTGGTGCACACGACGCCGAACGGCACGATCCAGTTCAGCGTCGAGCCGGTGTTGTCCGGCATCACGATCGCCGCGCCGGGGGCCGTGCGGGTAGGCAAGACGCTGCAGTTGAGCGCCACCGGCACGAACGTCGGCGGCAGCAACCTGCCGCCGGTCACGCTGCCGATCGCCGACCCGGCCTCGCATGTCTGGTCATCGTCGGCGGCGCAGGTCGCCTCGGTCGACCCGTCGACCGGTGTGGTCACTGGAAAACGCGCTGGTACGGCCACGATTTCGGTCACCAGCGGTGGCGTTACAGCCAGCACGACGGTCACCGTCACCCGATGA
- a CDS encoding serine hydrolase domain-containing protein: protein MTSFEPVRHVFDDIVRAQPGTGAAFCVWYDGDFVIDLHGGFADARRTREWRPDSIVQPYSVTKPFAAMCALLLVERGLLDLDAPMSRYWPEFRAPATVRHVLSHQAGVVALSRPAPTEVFFDWDRLCALLADQEPEWLPGEDLGESAMFFGHLVGELVRRIDGRTLGEFLRAEICGPNELDFLVGVRDQSRVVDLTGLESLDSTGKPELYRRATANPPGAFDAAVVNSAGWRAAEIPAINGHGTARGVCGLYAALLQGKLLSPGLLAEATTAQCTGIDRVFGGESSWGLGFGVDDSGYGMGGVGGNYGGACPKDGYAIAFVTGSAGDFDRIDRLDTATRDCLDLPHP, encoded by the coding sequence ATGACCTCGTTCGAGCCGGTGCGACACGTGTTCGACGACATCGTACGCGCTCAGCCAGGCACCGGCGCGGCCTTTTGCGTGTGGTATGACGGCGACTTCGTCATCGACCTTCACGGCGGTTTCGCCGACGCCCGGCGCACGCGCGAGTGGCGGCCCGACAGCATCGTGCAGCCGTATTCGGTGACCAAGCCGTTTGCCGCGATGTGCGCACTTTTGCTGGTGGAGCGCGGGTTGCTCGATCTCGACGCGCCGATGTCACGCTATTGGCCGGAGTTTCGCGCACCGGCGACCGTACGCCATGTCCTGTCGCATCAGGCTGGCGTCGTGGCGCTGTCGCGGCCGGCGCCGACCGAGGTTTTCTTCGACTGGGACCGGTTGTGCGCACTGCTCGCCGACCAGGAACCGGAATGGCTACCAGGTGAGGACCTCGGCGAGTCGGCGATGTTTTTCGGTCATCTGGTTGGTGAGCTCGTGCGCCGGATCGACGGTCGCACGCTCGGCGAGTTTCTGCGGGCGGAGATCTGCGGGCCCAACGAGCTGGATTTTCTGGTCGGTGTCAGGGACCAGTCCAGAGTCGTGGACCTGACCGGTCTGGAGAGCCTTGATTCCACTGGAAAGCCGGAGCTCTACCGGCGAGCGACAGCGAACCCACCAGGTGCGTTCGACGCGGCGGTGGTGAACAGCGCGGGTTGGCGGGCGGCCGAGATTCCGGCCATCAACGGACACGGCACGGCTCGCGGAGTCTGCGGACTCTACGCCGCTCTGCTGCAGGGAAAGCTGCTGTCGCCCGGACTTCTCGCGGAGGCGACAACCGCGCAGTGCACCGGCATCGACCGCGTTTTCGGCGGGGAGAGCTCCTGGGGCCTCGGCTTCGGTGTCGATGACAGCGGTTACGGCATGGGCGGCGTCGGCGGCAACTATGGCGGTGCCTGTCCCAAAGACGGCTATGCGATCGCCTTCGTCACCGGCTCGGCCGGTGATTTCGACCGGATCGACCGGCTGGACACGGCCACGCGCGACTGCCTCGATTTACCCCATCCGTAA
- a CDS encoding TIGR03619 family F420-dependent LLM class oxidoreductase, translating into MRLQVVLPNESAVGRRQLQEITRAADALGYHTAWLPDHILPPGEYGSTYGGVLEPLVTLGHLAGTTTSLRLGTSVLILPLRDPFLLAKQIATIDRLSEGRVILGVGIGWVESEFSALGMDFRTRAARTDEALELIRHLQTTDGPFRGRFYAYEHGVFEPKPERPVPVMVGGVSDAAMRRAARLADSWQGFAIDAEKFAERVGFLRQHTDRHVEVGTRTEWRGGVDELVAEAEAFAAAGADHLAVHFGEPDVYVDRMSTAIHAIRRQLG; encoded by the coding sequence ATGCGACTTCAGGTGGTGCTGCCGAACGAGTCGGCCGTCGGACGCCGGCAACTGCAGGAGATCACGCGGGCGGCTGACGCGCTCGGCTATCACACGGCCTGGCTGCCGGACCACATCCTGCCGCCAGGTGAGTATGGCAGCACCTATGGCGGCGTGCTCGAACCGCTCGTGACGCTCGGCCATCTGGCCGGCACGACGACCAGCCTGCGGCTGGGCACCTCGGTGCTCATCCTGCCGTTGCGCGATCCGTTCCTGCTCGCCAAACAAATCGCCACCATCGACAGGCTGTCCGAAGGCCGGGTCATCCTCGGCGTCGGCATCGGTTGGGTCGAGTCGGAGTTTTCCGCGCTCGGCATGGATTTCCGCACACGCGCAGCCCGCACCGACGAGGCTCTCGAGCTCATCCGCCACCTGCAGACCACCGACGGCCCGTTCCGCGGCCGGTTTTACGCGTACGAGCACGGCGTTTTCGAGCCAAAACCGGAACGGCCGGTGCCGGTGATGGTCGGTGGTGTGTCCGACGCGGCGATGCGGCGGGCGGCCCGGCTCGCCGACAGCTGGCAGGGTTTCGCGATCGACGCGGAGAAATTCGCCGAGCGGGTGGGATTTCTTCGGCAACACACTGATCGGCACGTCGAGGTCGGCACGCGTACGGAGTGGCGCGGCGGTGTCGACGAGCTGGTCGCGGAGGCCGAGGCATTCGCCGCCGCCGGTGCCGACCACCTGGCTGTCCACTTTGGAGAGCCAGACGTGTACGTGGACCGCATGTCGACCGCGATCCACGCGATCCGGCGCCAACTCGGCTAG
- the def gene encoding peptide deformylase, translating into MTAPAEIDTLPPLVLYGQPVLHTPTAPVTDFDDNLRRLIDAMFATMAAAPGVGLAANQVGVGLRVFVYDCGPDARGHMINPTVERLPGGLQPDDEEEGCLSVPGLSYPTPRAMNVRCGGVDLHGSPISVEATGYLARCFQHEVDHLDGMVYVERLGGRTRKQALRDMKSCDWYGQALLPVSA; encoded by the coding sequence ATGACGGCCCCGGCCGAGATCGACACACTGCCGCCGCTCGTGCTCTACGGCCAGCCGGTCCTGCACACACCGACCGCTCCGGTGACGGACTTCGACGACAATCTGCGGCGGCTGATCGACGCGATGTTCGCGACCATGGCGGCCGCGCCAGGTGTCGGTCTCGCCGCCAACCAGGTCGGCGTCGGCCTGCGGGTTTTCGTCTACGACTGCGGACCTGACGCGCGCGGCCACATGATCAACCCGACGGTCGAGCGGTTGCCGGGTGGCCTGCAGCCGGACGACGAGGAAGAGGGCTGTCTTTCCGTACCAGGCCTGTCATATCCGACGCCACGCGCGATGAACGTGCGCTGCGGCGGGGTGGATCTGCACGGCTCGCCGATTTCCGTTGAGGCGACCGGATATCTGGCGCGGTGCTTTCAACATGAGGTCGACCATCTCGATGGGATGGTGTACGTGGAGCGGCTCGGTGGCCGTACGCGGAAACAGGCGCTGCGCGACATGAAATCCTGCGACTGGTACGGCCAGGCGCTCCTTCCTGTCTCGGCGTGA